One genomic segment of Arcobacter porcinus includes these proteins:
- a CDS encoding pyrroline-5-carboxylate reductase, protein MKLTLIGNGIMAQSLAIGLVKKYEVEMIGREYEKLKLIKQKIPKIEIKELEDKEDINGKNIIMCVKPYALESVSVRLNGEANSLISILAGTKLDYLRKLIKAKNYVRSMPNVAASVQNSMTALTGDIALKDITSDIFKTIGEAVWVNSENHLDIASAVCGSGPAFLALVAEAIADGAVKVGLERNLAQLMVQGLFSSSASLLKHSHPAIIKDSVMSPAGTTAAGYAKLEEGNVRDAFIKAIEGSFKKSKKIAEK, encoded by the coding sequence ATGAAATTAACACTAATTGGAAATGGAATAATGGCACAATCTCTTGCTATTGGTTTAGTAAAAAAATATGAAGTAGAGATGATTGGAAGAGAGTATGAAAAATTAAAACTAATAAAGCAAAAAATACCAAAAATTGAGATAAAAGAGTTAGAAGATAAAGAAGATATAAATGGTAAAAACATCATTATGTGTGTAAAACCTTACGCTTTAGAAAGTGTATCTGTAAGATTAAATGGAGAAGCAAATAGCTTAATATCTATTTTAGCTGGAACAAAATTAGATTATTTAAGAAAATTAATAAAAGCAAAAAACTATGTTAGATCTATGCCAAATGTTGCTGCAAGTGTTCAAAACTCTATGACTGCACTTACAGGAGATATTGCATTAAAAGATATAACAAGTGATATTTTTAAAACAATTGGTGAAGCTGTTTGGGTAAATAGTGAAAATCATCTTGATATTGCAAGTGCTGTTTGTGGTTCTGGACCTGCATTTTTAGCTTTGGTTGCTGAAGCTATTGCTGATGGTGCTGTTAAAGTTGGATTAGAGAGAAATTTAGCTCAGCTTATGGTACAAGGACTTTTTTCAAGTTCGGCTTCACTGTTAAAACACTCTCATCCTGCAATCATAAAAGATTCTGTTATGAGTCCAGCTGGAACAACAGCTGCAGGATATGCAAAACTTGAAGAGGGAAATGTAAGGGATGCCTTTATAAAAGCTATTGAAGGCTCATTTAAAAAATCTAAAAAAATTGCTGAAAAGTAG
- the bamD gene encoding outer membrane protein assembly factor BamD, producing MIRANNIKNILTIFILIFILNACSSKTEEYNKPALYWYNKMLKQISMAELEEADDTFISLESEHRNSPLIPSAILILVEAHMQNEEYVLANFYLDEYIKRFALSKDVDYIRYLKIKSNFKGFKRQNRDQVLIDDTLIQIDDFEKRHSFSKYMPLVQTIKTRLMISKSLMDKDISELYKRRDKPEAQEYYLEKSKESWKYMDEIEKPYVPVIRRIFE from the coding sequence ATGATAAGAGCAAATAATATAAAAAATATATTAACTATTTTTATACTAATATTTATTTTAAATGCTTGTTCTTCTAAAACAGAAGAGTATAACAAACCAGCACTTTATTGGTATAACAAGATGCTAAAACAAATATCAATGGCAGAACTTGAAGAAGCAGATGATACTTTTATATCTCTTGAAAGCGAACATAGAAATTCACCTTTAATTCCATCAGCTATTTTGATTTTAGTTGAAGCACATATGCAAAATGAAGAGTATGTTTTGGCAAACTTTTATTTAGATGAATATATAAAAAGATTTGCACTAAGTAAAGATGTTGATTACATAAGATATTTAAAAATAAAATCAAATTTCAAAGGCTTTAAAAGACAAAATAGGGATCAAGTTTTAATTGATGATACTTTAATTCAAATTGATGATTTTGAAAAAAGACATTCATTTTCAAAATATATGCCTTTGGTACAAACAATCAAAACAAGATTGATGATTTCAAAATCACTTATGGATAAAGATATATCAGAACTTTATAAAAGAAGAGATAAACCTGAAGCACAAGAGTACTATTTGGAAAAGTCTAAAGAGTCTTGGAAATATATGGATGAAATAGAAAAACCATATGTTCCAGTTATTAGAAGAATATTTGAATAA
- a CDS encoding type IV pilus modification PilV family protein: protein MLKSSFILIEILISVLILSFIFISFANSSFLFSTRNSNFINLMELENSIDKNDLKSFHKSSSSYEVLINGEKTTLTLFKNIYKDENIKLVYYEK, encoded by the coding sequence TTGCTGAAAAGTAGTTTTATCTTAATAGAGATTTTAATCTCTGTTCTGATTTTAAGTTTTATCTTCATATCTTTTGCAAATAGTAGTTTTCTATTTTCAACAAGAAACTCAAACTTTATAAATCTAATGGAACTTGAAAATAGTATAGACAAAAATGATTTAAAGAGTTTTCATAAATCATCTTCATCTTATGAAGTTTTAATAAATGGCGAAAAAACAACTTTAACTCTTTTTAAAAACATCTATAAAGATGAAAATATAAAATTGGTTTATTATGAAAAGTAG